From Gadus morhua chromosome 14, gadMor3.0, whole genome shotgun sequence:
ATCAAAATTGTGTTACTTTCATTGATTTAATTAAAATCTTTGGAGATTTAGAAAACATTTCTAATAGTATGTTTATCAGACAAAATACATCCATTAAccaatttttctttcttctttctttctttttacatGTTTATCAGTTTATCTGTCAAATCAAGAAAAATATACTACAGTACTGATGGTATTCTTTTTTGTGTGCCGTCAGTAGTCCTATCATAATGCAATGGAAAAGGTGTGGTTTATAAAAACTTACCCAAAAATGTGAACCTTGCGAAGAAGGAGGCTGAGCGAAAGTTCAGCAGAGGCAGCAACAAGATGATGAGGTAAAAGGGTATTGTGTTGGTCTTGCTCCACCAAAAATGAAAAAGGGCATCTGAGGTATTGTTAGAAGTGATGCTAATATCCATGGAGCTATTGTGAAGTTGGTATGGACAGATCACTGTTGACATAAagggaaacaaataaataaataaactaaaacaTTCTTTGTGAAAAAATTATTTTCAATAGCTCATCAAATTGAATACATTAGCTATCTCAATTATTtgataaattaaaaataaatagctATGGTCAAGAACATCACGGAATAATAACCATCATATCTCTGCATGAAAGCAAAAAAATATGTCAAGTACCAATACCATAAGTGATCAAACATTTGGTCCGGAACGTCTATAAAGTCTCATCATTAAATTGTTTTCTTGATGAAAGCAAAAAATTTGGGACAGTTGCATATTAGTATGTGAGATATTTTTCTTTTGAGTTGGATTCCATCTGTCCGTTTGGGGCTGCGTCGTTTTTGTTATCGTTTCCATGATGTCAACCAGAGGAGCTGGTATTCTTACAACGATGTGCTTTAGCACAACACTAGGCTAGGCGCTCGGGACCACTCTTCACACTGCCAGCAGACGTATTCTCTGACGGACCTTTGGATAGCCGGCCAATAGCTTCTTGCCACTAATCTCTGTAGGGTCTTCTCGTTTGCAAGGTGAGCCCCATCAGATGGGTGTGAGCCTTATTTAATACCTTGGGAACAGTTTCTGGGAATCAGCAGCTGGTTAACACATTCCCCTACTGTTAGCCAGAACAATATAAGACAGCAATTAGGTAGGTATCTCCCTTCAGAAACCACACCCAGGCTCCTCTGAGCTGTCACATCACAATGGGCACAGAATCACATGAGCTATGAGACAGATTTATCATCGATAAATTCTTTCTGTAGCACACTTGGTCCTCTATAGTTCATGTTCCCTTTGAAGGGaaatattgaaaaaataaaataataatgattataataataaatacaaataatatatctatataaatttTAGTATAATTTGTATTGAAATATAACAACCACATATTGACAGAAAAAGCTCAAACTAACAGTACGACTGCAGAACATAAACAATTATTTTCCTGCATTGTTCGAACAGCTGCCCAAAGATTTGactcactctttttttttttacaaatatacCACTCAACAGGTTTGAAACTGTAGTGTAGATATACTTAACTTCTGTAAAATATCAATTAACTAAAAAAGATTGTCGAGCAGCCACAAAAGGTCTATTACATAAGCTGTGCTCAacacagtgtatttcattgcaTTGTAAAgccaatgttatttttttaatgttatattattttgagtGAAAGGTTACTCAGTCCCATAACAAAAAAATAGTTTACAGAAACGGGATGATGCAACAATTGTTTAGCTGTAGTTCCATTATTGTGTTGTGATTACAGAGTTGCATTTTGATCTCTTCTTGGATATATGTGTGGCAAAAGCCCTACTCATACACATGTTTGGGTTTCAAACTGGATACCCTAGAAGTGGAAGTTGAACGCTCTGAGCCTATACTTCTATGGTATATGAAAGATGACTTCGTTCTTACCCGAGGTATTGCTTCCGAAGTCAGGATCAGATATGTTATGCTCATAGTCTGAAAGTCAATcgtcaacaaaaagaaaaatatcaAGAGCTTTGTTGCAGCCCACATTATTTACGGCATCATTACAAATATGCACCATGGCATGAACTTACTGTATATGAATTTGCCAGTGTTGTAGAGGAAGTTGGACATAAGGACCCAGTAGACCACCATTGCCCCTAACAGTGACACCAGTGAGAAAACCAGGCTGGACAGCTGTCCACATTTACCAAAGTAATACCTGCACACGTCGGGGAATTCCCAATCAGATGTGTCAATGTAGGCTTGGAAAATCGACAAAAATAGAAAGACAAGTTAGGTTTCTGTATATCCCTTGGACACAATTCAAATTTGATGCAGCATTCATTAAGTATCATTGAATACGTGTAGGAATTAAACATATTTCAACCCATGTTTTCGTCTTCCCCTTAAAGtcccatataaaatgtttagcTTTGTACAATCTATCTTATCTATACGATatactgtatctctctctttcacaaacTAACTCAACTTACGTATTGACTTGGGGGATTTCAGGACTCTGTAGCAGCAGTAGAGGGTCAGAAGCCCCATAGCGCTCAGAATAAGAACTCCTAGAGTGAAGCCAGCCTGAAAAACACTTAATTCtttaattttttatattttttctgcaggataaacaaaaaaacatacagaGGTAAGCAACAGTGTAGTAATGTGTACAGTTTGGAAATTACCTGTTTTATACCCCAAGGTATACTCAGTATAGACGTGCCCATCATTGTATTCCATATTGCAAAtctttgaagaaaaaaaaatcaagcacCATGAATAATTAAACGATAAGGTCAATGAGTCTAAATGTCTCCCTTTCCATGATTTCTTACATTGTGACAATACTTGGGTTTTTAGAGGCGCCTTCCCCTCCTTTCACTTTGAATGCGGTCCCTAAAGGgctgtaaatgtaaatctctTCCGGTTGAGGTATAACATGGTCAGGGGGGCTCTAATAGAAGGATCATAAAAGTacagttttattttaatttgattaaaaTCAGATTTCACATCACTTATCAATgaaaaaggaaataaagaagACAGTCCTTTGTGAGCATGGAGCTACCACACAGAACTGCTCACTTCAAGGAAGCCATACTTTTCATGTTCAAGTTCAAGCTTATTTTATAAccttaaaaaaacaactatGTATTACCAAAATACTGTACGGATGTGTCCAATACATGTTCAATCAGAAGCAAAGGGAAGGATCAATGAACAAATGATTATTTATCTTTAAAGACAGGTAAAGTCACAAGATAACCTTAACTGATATCATCGTACCATCTAAAAATAGTAACATATAGGTTGTTTTAATGGAAAAATACCCATCAAAACAaagtgacatttaaaaaaaatatataaaatgcatGAGTAAGCAGGGAAGGAGGGTTTTTGATTGGGAGATTTAAATACCAGTAGTCTATCTGACGACCCTGTCAATCGACTGTAGTAGTGCAGTCTGCTGTTCAGAATGGAGGCTTCAGATGAAACCCGCTCCCGTAGGTCATCTTTTACTATGTTCTTGGGCTCAACATGAAAAGGTcttgagaaagaaagaatacaTTTTTAGATTATTATTTCTCCAATTCATTTTTTGTTAAAATATATACTAGATGCTGGTTATAGATGGTGATGTAACTTGTGTGGCGCGATACATATTATACACTTTTAAAACCATACTTATGAATATTCAATTTCTGCCAGTGGCCATTAAATTCTACACATTTCTCCTTTAACGCAACCCATTCCTCTCAATCTATTTAAAAGACATTTGTGGAAGCACTGGATGAGGATGACATTATGAGGATCAGCGATGTTGAGCAGGCTTTGGATAGCTCTGTTGTTTCTGTATTGCTGAGCTTCCCTTATTTAATAATCAAACCCATTTAGCAGCATCAGGTAACAAGAATTAGTGCACAGCGGAAAAACGTGATTACAAGATCATCTTTTTCTGCTACTGCCACCTCATCTTTATTATGACAAGAATATTAAGTGGTGCATGATGTAAACCTGCCTTTTAGCTTTGCAGTCCAAAAAGTCGGTGGAGTCCCTCCGGTCTGAGCTCTCAGAATTTTGATCTGAGCTTACAAGTGGTTTCCAGTCCTCGTCCATGATGCTTGGTTAGTGTCTTGAAATCATTACCCAAATGAGGCTTTGATCGTATAGGTCTAAGCAAATGAAACagtaaagaaaatatatttggAGGCTTAAAAGGTCAGTTCACACATGAAACATGTTAGCTTTATCTTTTGAATAATTTGTGTTGCGTGTAATTCATGATAATGCTACCGGAGTCATTGTGTTTTATAAGTTCACACTCTGTGTATAGCTGTGTTCCTATTTAGAGGCAGTAGCTGCCGCTACAGGAACATACATGAGCAAATTTCCT
This genomic window contains:
- the slc38a9 gene encoding neutral amino acid transporter 9, whose product is MDEDWKPLVSSDQNSESSDRRDSTDFLDCKAKRPFHVEPKNIVKDDLRERVSSEASILNSRLHYYSRLTGSSDRLLSPPDHVIPQPEEIYIYSPLGTAFKVKGGEGASKNPSIVTIFAIWNTMMGTSILSIPWGIKQAGFTLGVLILSAMGLLTLYCCYRVLKSPKSIPYIDTSDWEFPDVCRYYFGKCGQLSSLVFSLVSLLGAMVVYWVLMSNFLYNTGKFIYNYEHNISDPDFGSNTSVICPYQLHNSSMDISITSNNTSDALFHFWWSKTNTIPFYLIILLLPLLNFRSASFFARFTFLGTISVMYLIFLVTLKAIQLGFHLEFHWFHSNDFFVAEFRTLFPQLTGVLTLAFFIHNCIITLMKNNRHQENNIRDLSVAYLLVGLTYLYVGVLIFASFPSPPFSKDCIEPNFLDNFPSSDVLVFIARAFLLFQMTSVYPLLGYLARVQIMGYLFNNSYPSFFHVITLNIFIVAAGVLMAKFYPDIGSIIRYSGATCGLALVFVLPALVHMISLKRQGELKWPSAIFHSLLILLGIANLLGQFFM